Proteins encoded by one window of Eremothecium cymbalariae DBVPG#7215 chromosome 1, complete sequence:
- the DAL2 gene encoding allantoicase (similar to Ashbya gossypii AER162C) has product MTEAAEISQFSKKQAEEFRDLISSGYSAVDVVSMKLGGVVVSCSDEWFGEANNLLKACNPIRESNKFTPAGAWYDGWETRRHNQEEYDWVIIKMGVASAKIVGCEVDTAFFNGNHAPFISVEALFDTGSDFIKEKDPRWVEVINKTECGPSQQHFLLRSSPTNVPYTHVKLKMYPDGGIARFRLYGKVVPFEISGPENGIHDLSMAPIINLSSVCQGAIALRASDQHFGVPENLLLSGRGCDMSDGWETKRSRTPNHVDWVVIKLGRRSTFIQQIVVDTAHFRGNFPQYIEMHGIYSDEIPAHDDPQWQELVPQAKTGPDAEHVYTINSYISLTHVKLTIIPDGGVKRVGVWGF; this is encoded by the coding sequence ATGACTGAAGCAGCTGAAATCTCTCAGTTTTCAAAGAAGCAAGCTGAGGAGTTTAGGGatttaatttcttcaggATACTCTGCTGTAGATGTGGTGTCAATGAAGTTAGGAGGGGTGGTGGTTTCCTGTTCAGATGAATGGTTTGGAGAAGCAAATAATCTGTTAAAAGCTTGTAACCCAATTCGAGAGTCAAATAAATTTACTCCTGCGGGGGCGTGGTACGATGGTTGGGAGACCAGACGGCACAATCAAGAGGAATACGATTGGGTTATTATCAAGATGGGGGTGGCATCAGCGAAAATTGTCGGCTGTGAGGTAGATACAGCGTTTTTCAATGGGAATCATGCCCCCTTTATTTCAGTCGAGGCGCTTTTTGATACAGGTTCAGACTTTATTAAGGAAAAAGACCCCCGATGGGTAGAAGTAATTAATAAGACTGAATGTGGTCCTTCACAGCagcattttttgttgagaAGCTCTCCAACAAATGTGCCATACACCCATGtaaagttgaagatgtACCCTGATGGGGGTATTGCTCGGTTCCGGCTTTACGGGAAAGTTGTGCCCTTTGAGATATCTGGCCCAGAGAATGGGATTCATGACTTGTCCATGGCACCCATAATAAACCTCTCGAGCGTATGCCAAGGTGCAATTGCTTTGAGAGCATCAGACCAGCATTTTGGTGTGCCAGAAAACCTCTTACTGTCCGGCCGTGGCTGTGATATGTCGGATGGCTGGGAAACCAAGCGGTCAAGAACTCCAAATCACGTGGATTGGGTAGTAATCAAACTTGGACGCAGGTCAACGTTTATCCAACAGATTGTGGTGGACACCGCTCACTTCAGAGGTAACTTCCCacaatatattgaaatGCATGGAATTTATTCTGACGAAATACCGGCGCATGATGATCCACAATGGCAGGAATTAGTGCCCCAGGCAAAAACTGGACCTGATGCAGAACACGTATATACAATAAACAGTTATATTTCCCTTACTCACGTTAAGTTGACCATTATACCTGATGGTGGTGTTAAGAGGGTTGGTGTTTGGGGGTTTTAG
- the EFM3 gene encoding protein-lysine N-methyltransferase (similar to Ashbya gossypii AER161C), translating into MAEQLLYNKLHQRYPIGRLPDLIKELKLKFISTDKFIQEFEFICKRNPYYAKNLLKWMIDEPVDKHVDLIVGEDGSNLSDWMYTRYIGLLPLKQQDPTHTDIVRYTFGEDSEIEIDVRETRNLVCASGSTGFRTWEAALYLCHYLCESRPRFGTMLELGAGTGIVSLTWHKLQSGQFMTYATDGDKNIIGKQLKETFISNGVDLDKGNVHLQRLLWNVDSIPKNDIILAADVTYDHTAIPDLCACIHKSFLNCGTQVALVAATIRNERTISMFEDTITSLGLQLSVVRSTESNTMKTQVFVKQCTFKSLLSPIRIYKVTE; encoded by the coding sequence ATGGCAGAACAATTGCTGTACAACAAGCTGCACCAGCGCTATCCGATTGGCAGGTTGCCGGACTTGATTAAAGAACTTAAACTTAAATTCATTAGCACCGATAAATTTATTCAGGAATTCGAATTTATATGTAAAAGAAATCCGTACTATGCCAAGAATTTACTAAAATGGATGATAGATGAACCAGTCGACAAGCATGTTGATTTAATAGTGGGTGAAGATGGGTCGAATCTTTCTGATTGGATGTATACCAGATACATTGGACTGCTACCGTTAAAGCAACAGGACCCTACACATACCGATATTGTTCGATACACATTTGGGGAAGATTCTGAGATAGAAATCGATGTCAGGGAAACGCGGAATCTTGTATGCGCCTCAGGCAGTACGGGGTTTCGAACATGGGAGGCCGCATTATATCTTTGTCACTACCTGTGTGAGTCTAGGCCAAGATTTGGAACGATGTTAGAATTAGGAGCTGGCACCGGTATTGTCAGCCTGACGTGGCATAAGCTTCAAAGTGGCCAATTCATGACATATGCTACGGATGgagataaaaatattattggaaAGCAGCTAAAGGAAACATTTATCTCTAATGGAGTGGATCTTGACAAAGGCAACGTTCATCTACAAAGGCTACTATGGAATGTAGATAGCATCCCAAAAAATGACATAATTCTGGCTGCAGATGTCACGTATGACCATACTGCTATCCCAGACTTGTGTGCATGTATCCACAAATCCTTCTTAAACTGCGGCACCCAAGTTGCACTGGTAGCAGCAACCATCCGGAACGAAAGGACAATTTCAATGTTTGAGGACACGATCACCAGTCTCGGACTGCAGTTAAGCGTAGTGCGATCCACAGAGTCTAATACCATGAAAACACAAGTATTTGTCAAACAATGTACATTCAAGTCATTGCTATCACCAATTAGAATATATAAAGTAACCGAGTAG
- the SIP3 gene encoding Sip3p (similar to Ashbya gossypii AFR651W) → MNGINGKEQDVKFLKIIAVSLKEAALDSPSFRANVNYFHMQIENIENWVNNTTEFTKVKYQDSLSEFKHISLSLLEYAIPPTQYLNSPIIEDQWHTPLLLNACKKGLEEIHRKLLQILQLNPDSYLSVLLEIMTVAVDPYKACRKNFEYYQAKYDKVLIEYQSIKRSDNLDPLVIKEDAFQLFECRKCYLEAALDLILAISDCKMKLDSLFFQLTECLRPPNQDEFAKVKTEYINEWRIKYSYNAKWHQERLKIYKMFLPEIEKTKQHIKIFASEQLKPTMNIDDYNIGKIAAKSFLPPLSTTDISEKSGWLFIKTTVSTPPRTIWIKRWFFVKSFIFGMHLLCPAKTSVEETDKFGILLVEPSHAFNEERKFCFKVTIHNNSYGKNVEANNEKISIILQADNSRDFEEWLAALYISRKKVLSLDGNNPDYLRASRRYPPTFIEFACSSKTKVDEQLTTISSLDSKSLVQLIHATYADNDFGIFNEPYVRAPITTSLTKLAVTANAFIEQDGVPNAITSNFWGSVNWNDHFIVSKLGFRTSDKEESALYSTPSTSPIWEPAVFPDYYPEQLRNETIAFRSIFSKNLSSRPQYHNLVLDSISCIWSPNEKQEFWGVAYITMDYIYFYMNIADFVCLFKRSFDKMASVELIKTKPSSNTDEGIIKMYFMNDAPIKIKIYFTKATTVVKKLQLILDNNVAANPLSLHGVLDQLQQVQEKDSNDFNLDLSNIISQKSSQNLPKELFHYLSIDSSDLLQRWKKLQLEYTSVYHINFDIPAKGLMHLLFGDRSMAFPTIFLLSKGNKNKHIISPWVTSNNDDDTSLRRVVSFKLDIPKRFISLSKSNGGATVESSTYFTTTQRIVKVCDELYYEVSQESCILYIPFTKPFKLYVKFVIMDQNITHSEIGTLSSKKPTKSVLHIYYQLRFLDSKTNKPVTNLNCIDYFVSNVTMQFCQLESLHIKQTLSSYVESLGTHGKVIKAIRTCGYIGIRNSSNNSNSDNSKIDESIVKFSKTFLLKLIFNSLLRSTVKYLFSIIRILFQASRNLLKNILLINRIVIFALILSSLANIYLFSRVAVPYSQKAETSFDQCPSSDCTLSERTISMNELDLLSSSLINEKSECFKNFMSSSDYANTKWRVSKHRLDVTRNQILVDLKVLSSLEKQLVSQNYQEFLLKELHQCSIVETEFKDVWKADKKLQNYCSICENELTTLHSVLESIS, encoded by the coding sequence ATGAATGGAATTAATGGGAAAGAACAAGATGttaagtttttgaagataataGCTGTTTCACTCAAAGAGGCAGCCCTTGATTCGCCTAGTTTTAGGGCGAATGTTAACTATTTCCATATGCAGATTGAAAACATTGAAAATTGGGTTAATAATACTACAGAATTTACCAAGGTTAAATACCAGGATTCGTTATCTGAGTTTAAACACATTAGTCTTTCTCTACTCGAATACGCTATCCCTCCTACACAATATTTAAACTCTCCAATTATCGAAGATCAATGGCATACACCTTTGTTACTGAATGCTTGTAAAAAGGGGTTGGAAGAGATACATAGAAAATTACTTCAAATTTTGCAGCTCAATCCAGATTCATATCTCTCAGTTTTATTGGAAATAATGACTGTAGCAGTTGATCCCTATAAAGCATGTCgtaaaaattttgaatactaCCAAGCTAAATATGATAAAGTGCTCATAGAATATCAAAGTATTAAGCGGTCTGATAATTTGGACCCATTGGTAATTAAGGAAGATGCATTTCAGTTATTTGAATGTCGTAAATGCTATTTAGAGGCAGCATTAGATCTAATATTAGCGATTTCAGACTGCAAGATGAAACTAGACTCTTTGTTCTTCCAGCTAACTGAATGCTTAAGACCGCCAAATCAGGATGAATTCGCAAAAGTTAAGACTGAATATATCAATGAATGGagaataaaatatagtTACAATGCAAAATGGCACCAAGAACGtctaaagatatataaGATGTTCCTTCCGGAGATAGAAAAGACTAAACAAcatatcaaaatcttcGCTTCGGAACAACTGAAGCCAACAATGAATATAGATGATTACAATATAGGGAAAATAGCTGCGAAGTCATTTCTTCCGCCTTTATCTACTACTGATATCTCTGAGAAAAGTGGATGGTTATTTATAAAAACTACAGTAAGCACCCCTCCCAGAACGATTTGGATTAAGCGATGGTTTTTTGTTAAGAGTTTTATATTTGGAATGCATCTTCTATGCCCAGCAAAAACTTCAGTAGAAGAAACAGACAAATTTGGCATTTTATTGGTCGAACCTTCTCATGCTTTCAATGAGGAGCGGAAATTTTGTTTCAAGGTTACTATCCATAATAATTCATATGGAAAAAATGTGGAGGCTAATAACGAAAAgatatcaataatattacaGGCTGATAATTCGAGAGATTTCGAAGAATGGTTAGCTGCCCTATATATATCGAGAAAGAAAGTTTTATCTCTAGATGGAAACAATCCTGACTATTTGCGAGCTTCTAGGAGATATCCGCCAACTTTTATTGAATTCGCATGCAGttctaaaacaaaagttGATGAACAGCTAACAACTATTTCCTCTCTGGACTCAAAATCTTTGGTGCAATTGATTCATGCAACATATGCTGATAATGACtttggtatttttaatgaaccATATGTTCGAGCGCCAATCACCACATCTCTAACAAAATTAGCTGTTACAGCTAACGCATTTATTGAGCAAGATGGGGTTCCAAATGCAATAACATCAAACTTTTGGGGTAGTGTAAATTGGAATGATCACTTTATAGTTTCTAAACTTGGTTTTAGAACTAGCGACAAGGAAGAAAGTGCCTTGTATAGTACGCCCTCAACATCTCCAATATGGGAACCTGCTGTATTTCCGGATTACTACCCCGAGCAATTAAGAAATGAAACTATCGCATTCAGAAGTATATTCTCTAAAAACTTATCTTCCAGGCCTCAATATCATAATCTGGTTCTTGATTCTATCTCTTGTATATGGTCTCCAAATGAAAAACAAGAGTTTTGGGGGGTTGCTTACATCACGATggattatatatatttttacatGAACATCGCGGACTTTGTGTGTCTATTTAAAAGAAGCTTTGACAAAATGGCTTCAGTTGAACttataaaaacaaaaccaagCAGTAATACTGATGAAggtataataaaaatgtATTTCATGAATGATGCTCCgattaaaattaaaatttacTTCACTAAAGCAACAACAGTTGTAAAAAAACTGCAATTGATACTTGATAATAATGTCGCGGCAAATCCGCTATCTCTCCATGGCGTTCTAGATCAGTTACAACAAGTTCAGGAAAAGGATTCTAATGACTTCAATTTGGACTTATCAAACATAATTTCACAGAAATCTTCACAAAATTTGCCAAAAGAATTATTCCACTATCTTTCAATTGATTCTAGTGACTTATTGCAACGTTGGAAAAAGCTTCAGCTAGAGTATACTTCTGTATATCATATTAATTTTGATATACCAGCCAAAGGTCTGATGCATCTTTTATTCGGCGACAGATCAATGGCCTTCCCCACAATATTCTTACTGTCTAAAGgcaacaagaacaaacaCATAATATCTCCATGGGTAACATCTAACAACGATGATGACACCTCACTACGCCGTGTGGTTTCCTTCAAGTTGGATATACCAAAAAGGTTTATATCTCTATCGAAATCTAATGGAGGAGCTACCGTTGAATCATCTACTTACTTCACGACGACTCAAAGAATTGTCAAAGTATGTGATGAGCTGTATTATGAAGTAAGTCAAGAGTCCTGCATACTATACATTCCTTTCACAAAGCCATTCAAATTATACGTTAAATTTGTGATAATGgatcaaaatattacaCATTCAGAGATAGGAACATTAAGCAGTAAAAAACCAACCAAATCGGTtcttcatatatattaccaGCTACGGTTTTTGGACAgcaaaacaaacaaaccTGTCACCAATCTAAACTGCATTGATTATTTTGTAAGTAACGTTACAATGCAGTTTTGTCAACTTGAGTCACTGCACATAAAACAAACATTATCCTCATATGTAGAGTCATTAGGGACTCATGGAAAAGTCATAAAGGCAATAAGAACATGTGGGTATATTGGAATAAgaaattcatcaaataacTCCAACAGTGATAACAGCAAAATCGATGAATCTATCGTCAAATTTTCGAAAACTTTCCTGctaaaattaatattcaACTCTTTATTACGAAGCACAGTGAAATACCTGTTCTCCATTATACGAATACTATTTCAGGCAAGTCGCAACTTGCTTAAGAACATCCTACTCATTAATCGAATCGTGATTTTTGCATTAATACTATCTTCACTTGctaatatttatttattttcaaGAGTTGCAGTGCCGTATTCGCAAAAAGCAGAAACATCTTTCGATCAATGTCCTTCTAGCGATTGTACACTAAGTGAAAGGACCATATCCATGAATGAACTAGACTTGTTGTCGAGTTCATTGATCAATGAGAAGTCTGAatgcttcaaaaacttcatgTCCTCATCTGATTATGCGAACACCAAATGGAGGGTTTCAAAGCATCGGCTAGATGTAACGAGAAATCAAATTTTAGTCGACTTGAAGGTTTTGAGTAGCCTAGAAAAGCAGCTTGTCAGCCAAAATTATCAAgaatttcttttaaaggaaCTCCATCAATGTAGCATCGTTGAAACTGAATTCAAAGACGTATGGAAAGCTGATAAAAAACTGCAGAATTATTGTAGTATATGTGAGAATGAATTGACCACCCTACACAGTGTGTTGGAAAGTATTTCCTAA
- a CDS encoding uncharacterized protein (similar to Ashbya gossypii AER160CA) has product MKHEDRMGGIRGSRLPYSKSLTKLENQIVLFEKEQEHYEEALLEKDLLIKSQTNKIRELSEQTQRLNSEINNERDRLDELIQQWEEINRALKKKLEVAKNSCHVYQRRAMKIKEENKLLEMELNELKGQNASLICRLNSYEKNPLACQTLGSHTRTEVSSLRLKHEDSCAQSLVDLVDPLKGDQFDVEQEHEECDGCDKCDNKEFPTFHEDEENQYSVFNNELESSDTSSMDEGTTSSFLGDEMVNTYQQKIRQLEFENELLTHQNHDLIRQLNFSKNYKLTEKDSGSIMRSTSLTYQKNSAMASLHPKRSISYQLPLPPVMSNVIAGDDLSNYDSKSTTSGSSRILTGCKAKTHTDLFSAAGFCGLRWHTLVPKNAMEVLIFQRALSQLQEVTSFSPNLEDLTPVASDAPDFQSTTPQLNAHTTCID; this is encoded by the coding sequence ATGAAGCACGAAGATAGGATGGGTGGTATTAGAGGGTCGAGACTTCCATACAGCAAGAGTTTGACCAAGTTGGAGAACCAAATTGTACTCTTTGAAAAGGAGCAAGAACACTATGAGGAAGCGTTGCTTGAAAAGGACTTGCTTATTAAGAGccaaacaaacaaaattaGGGAGTTGAGTGAACAAACACAAAGGCTGAATTCTGAGATTAATAACGAACGAGATAGGTTAGATGAGttaattcaacaatggGAGGAGATCAATAGAGCgttgaagaaaaaattGGAGGTTGCCAAAAATAGCTGTCATGTTTATCAAAGAAGGGCAATGAAGATTAAAGAGGAGAACAAATTATTAGAAATGGAATTGAATGAATTGAAAGGTCAGAATGCATCTTTAATTTGCCGGTTGAATTCGTATGAAAAAAATCCACTGGCATGCCAGACATTGGGATCTCATACCAGGACCGAAGTTTCCTCCCTGAGATTGAAGCACGAGGATTCTTGTGCACAAAGCCTGGTGGATCTCGTGGATCCTTTGAAAGGTGATCAGTTTGATGTGGAGCAAGAACATGAAGAGTGTGATGGCTGTGACAAATGCGACAACAAAGAGTTCCCTACATTTCATGAGGACGAAGAAAATCAGTATTCAGTATTTAACAATGAGCTCGAATCATCAGATACTAGTAGTATGGATGAAGGTACTACTAGCAGTTTTCTTGGGGATGAAATGGTAAATACTTATCAGCAGAAAATAAGACAATTGGAGTTCGAAAATGAGCTCTTAACCCATCAAAACCATGATTTGATTCGTCAATTGAACTTCTCCAAGAATTATAAATTGACTGAGAAAGATAGCGGTTCTATAATGCGAAGTACTAGTCTCACATATCAGAAAAACTCTGCTATGGCAAGTTTGCATCCAAAGAGGAGTATCTCCTATCAACTGCCATTACCGCCTGTAATGTCGAATGTGATCGCAGGTGACGACTTGTCTAACTACGATAGTAAATCTACAACGTCGGGAAGCAGTAGGATTTTAACTGGGTGTAAGGCCAAGACCCACACAGATTTATTTTCTGCAGCAGGGTTTTGTGGCCTCAGGTGGCACACTTTAGTACCCAAAAATGCTATGGAAGTCTTGATATTCCAAAGAGCTCTATCCCAACTCCAAGAGGTCACCAGCTTTTCTCCAAATTTAGAAGATTTGACACCTGTGGCATCCGATGCCCCAGACTTTCAGTCTACCACGCCTCAACTGAACGCGCATACTACATGTATCGACTAA
- the ATX1 gene encoding copper metallochaperone ATX1 (similar to Ashbya gossypii AFR653W), with protein sequence MDTKHYQFQVALACSGCVAAVEKALAKLQPDISKFDISLEKQIVDVYTSLPIGTVLDKLQKTGKKVSGGTELDN encoded by the coding sequence ATGGATACAAAGCATTACCAGTTTCAAGTCGCATTAGCCTGCTCCGGCTGTGTAGCAGCGGTTGAAAAAGCCTTGGCTAAACTTCAACCAGATATATCAAAATTTGACATCTCCCTCGAGAAACAAATCGTGGACGTTTACACTTCTCTACCAATAGGAACAGTCCTAGACAAGCTTCAGAAAACAGGCAAAAAAGTTAGTGGCGGTACAGAGCTCGACAACTAA